The DNA window GCTCTCTCGCTGTTTATTTAGAGAAAAGTCCCCCATCGCACTGCCACATTTGATCATGGCTGCATCCATTGCGTGCCTAGTTATGTTTAATCAAGGTTACCTGTTTGTCTCTAATCTTTACGACATTCAATTTTCTTCGTCATTTACACATCATTTTTTAGGCGAGCTAATCGGATTACTTTCATCGTGCATTTTAGTGCTTATGATTTGGGAAGGATTTAGAGGGTTTCAGCAAGCCAATAAACTTGAGAAAAAGCAGCGCACATTCTACTTAGTCACCATTATGGGTGCCATTGGATTAAGTACTGTATCTAACAGCCTATTTGTTGATGATCCCGCTGCTACGGATTGGAGTGTCGGCTTAATTACACTTACGGTTCTCATCAACACACAGGTTTTGGTTTATTGGCGAAGAAGATCATCTCTAGCTTCCAAAACGACATTGAGCGTTACGCACGATGAGGCGGAAGAATCAAAGAACCGCTCGTTAACCCTCATTGAAAAGGAAGAAGAGAACGATTTTGCAAAAGCCATCTTGGCACTAATAGTCGATGAACAACGCTTTTTACAAGCAAACCTGAAAGTCGTTGATATCGCACGAGAACTTAATGTGTCTGAATACCGTATAAGTAAAGCGCTTCGAAATCAGCTCAATGCCAAAAACTTTAATGATTTCGTTAATAGACTACGTATTGAACACGCGAGTAGTTTGTTGCTAGATCCGGACAAACAGCATTGGTCAATCCTTGTTGTGGGTCTTGAAAGCGGCTTTGCTTCGGTTGGTCCATTCACGCGCGCGTTCAAATCGCACACAGGCTTTACGCCTAATCAATATCGTCTTTCTCATCAGGCTTCCTCCGAGGAAGAAGCCGATTTACATATTCAAACACCGTGATTTGAATTAACGAATCAAGAAGCGGTTGTACTTACCGCTTCTTCTTACATTTAACGCGTAACAAAACCACCGTTCACAAGCAAAGTTTGACCTGTCATCCATTTCGCTTCAGGTGACGCGAGGAACGTCACAACCGGCACAATATCGTCAATTTCACCCAAGCGACCGAGTACACTTGCCGCACTTAAATAAGCAACCGTCCCTGCGTCTTCCTGACCATGGAAGAACGCGGTATTAATTGGACCCGGTGCGACCATATTCACCGTGATACCTCGACTTCCTAACTCTTTCGCCAGCGCGCGGGTAAAATGCTCAAGCGGCGCTTTTGAGCCGGCGTACAGCCCATAATGCCCAGTAAATGCAGCCAATAATGAAGTACCAATATTGATGATTCGACCATTGTCACTCAACATCTTGGCCGCGCCCTGCAATAGCATAAAACTTGCTCGAGCATTGATGCTAAACAAGTTGTCAAAATCGTCCAAGCTATATTCTACAAACGCCTTCTTGACGATTTTCCCCGCATTGTTCACGACAATATCTAAACGACCGAATTCATTCTGGATCTGCTTAAACAAGCCCTCTACCTGAGCTGGTTGAGTTAAATCAGCTTGAACGAGCATTGCTTTACGCCCTAATGATTCAATCATACTAACCGTTTCTAGTGCGTCTGCTTTTGAACTTTCACTGTTATAGTGCACCACAATATCATTCCCTTTTTCAGCCAAGGCCAGCGCAAAAGCGCGTCCCATATTGCGTGCAGAGCCCGTAACTAGTGCGATAGCGTTCAATGTGTTCATGAGTTTTCCTCGTTGTATTTTATGACGAGGTAAAGTGTAGTTTGTTGCTTAAACTTTAGGTATTCGCTATTTTCTCATTTATTACATGCAAAAAATGCACTTAAAAGATGAAATCTTACTCAAATGAACAACTTTTCCTTCTTGTGGTTGAAATGGGCAGTTTTAAAGCTGTTGCTGAACATATTGGTGGCGATCCA is part of the Pseudoalteromonas xiamenensis genome and encodes:
- a CDS encoding helix-turn-helix domain-containing protein; the encoded protein is MSQSNLYMLLLVVAIALLLTQISIKQKRTMHVLFAVFCGSVAMVALKKITGEQIGAYQYLIGMTTCATCNVYWLLSRCLFREKSPIALPHLIMAASIACLVMFNQGYLFVSNLYDIQFSSSFTHHFLGELIGLLSSCILVLMIWEGFRGFQQANKLEKKQRTFYLVTIMGAIGLSTVSNSLFVDDPAATDWSVGLITLTVLINTQVLVYWRRRSSLASKTTLSVTHDEAEESKNRSLTLIEKEEENDFAKAILALIVDEQRFLQANLKVVDIARELNVSEYRISKALRNQLNAKNFNDFVNRLRIEHASSLLLDPDKQHWSILVVGLESGFASVGPFTRAFKSHTGFTPNQYRLSHQASSEEEADLHIQTP
- a CDS encoding SDR family oxidoreductase, with the translated sequence MNTLNAIALVTGSARNMGRAFALALAEKGNDIVVHYNSESSKADALETVSMIESLGRKAMLVQADLTQPAQVEGLFKQIQNEFGRLDIVVNNAGKIVKKAFVEYSLDDFDNLFSINARASFMLLQGAAKMLSDNGRIINIGTSLLAAFTGHYGLYAGSKAPLEHFTRALAKELGSRGITVNMVAPGPINTAFFHGQEDAGTVAYLSAASVLGRLGEIDDIVPVVTFLASPEAKWMTGQTLLVNGGFVTR